One genomic region from Phragmites australis chromosome 1, lpPhrAust1.1, whole genome shotgun sequence encodes:
- the LOC133883472 gene encoding uncharacterized protein LOC133883472 has translation MGIMTKGIETSTHDMPSASPKPASRTGFSNKEFYDNFTPSINNELTIDRVDLDEDLIGDDSSNEQKLVKDESDKAKGKKTQIMTQRRDSSTSSNDDDSDSMSYPPEEIIADHMFGGSVSYKSKKQDNFQIEKIMFDVVDFKMAYNAILGGPALAKFMVAAHYAYQYMKISRLEGVITVQGCPKIGLRCDKCSLDMATQHQPDKEAKSSKIKVN, from the exons atggggatcatgacaaaaggcaTTGAAACTTCTACACACGATATGCCGTCAGCTTCACCCAAACCAGCATCGAGGACTGGCTTCTCAAACAAGGagttctatgacaacttcacCCCCTCCATCAACAACGAACTGACAATCGACCGAGTGGATCTTGATGAAGACCTTATTGGTGACGACTCCAGTAATGAG CAAAAGTTGGTAAAGGACGAGAGCGACAaggccaaaggaaagaagactcAGATCATGACCCAAAGAAGGGACTCCAGCACCAGCAGTAATGATGATGACTCAGACTCGATGTCCTATCCACCAGAGGAGATAATTGCCGACCATATGTTCGGCGGCTCTGTGTCCTACAAGTCCAA GAAGCAAGACAACTTCCAGATAGAGAAGATTATGTTTGATGTGGTCGACTTCAAGATGGCGTATAATGCCATCTTGGGAGGACCGGCTCTGGCCAAGTTCATGGTTGCCGCTCACTACGCCTACCAGTACATGAAGATCTCGAGGCTCGAAGGGGTCATCACAGTTCAGGGTTGCCCCAAGATAGGCCTTCGTTGTGACAAGTGCAGCCTCGACATGGCTACTCAACACCAACCCGATAAGGAAGCTAAGAGCTCAAAGATCAAGGTGAACTAG